In Flavivirga abyssicola, the following are encoded in one genomic region:
- a CDS encoding glycosyltransferase family 2 protein, translating into MKFSISVIIPAYNVERFIEKAIQSASKQSHVAEVIVVEDGSADNTKAILEKLLTGNPKLKVFHHENNVNKGRSASRNLGIKKATEDFIAFLDADDFYLENRFVNDKELFKSNSNVDGIYNAISVHFYREANILEKDRLKLTTVRKKVIPEELFEALLNGGFGHFHIDGLTLKKSIFNKVGYFNEDLSVAEDTDLFWKMALKSCLIGGVIDTPVAVRGVHDSNVFNKEDLYYKYRIKLYESLIFWSNKNQVSLERIDLLLKWIWLIKYKDEDSLFKNISYWFFLFFNNSRILFSTLSIKYFPLIRLRKKMLPFLFP; encoded by the coding sequence ATGAAATTTTCAATATCTGTTATTATCCCAGCATATAATGTAGAACGTTTTATAGAAAAAGCGATACAATCAGCTTCAAAACAATCTCATGTGGCTGAAGTTATAGTTGTTGAAGATGGAAGTGCAGATAACACTAAAGCAATTTTAGAGAAGCTTTTAACTGGTAACCCGAAACTAAAAGTCTTTCATCATGAAAATAATGTTAATAAAGGACGTTCAGCTAGTAGAAATTTAGGAATTAAAAAAGCTACGGAAGATTTTATTGCTTTTCTTGACGCAGATGATTTTTACTTAGAGAATAGATTTGTAAATGACAAAGAACTATTTAAATCTAATAGCAACGTAGATGGTATTTATAATGCTATTAGTGTACATTTTTATAGAGAAGCAAATATTTTAGAAAAGGATAGGTTAAAGTTAACCACAGTTAGAAAAAAAGTTATACCAGAGGAACTTTTTGAGGCTTTATTAAATGGCGGTTTTGGTCATTTTCATATCGATGGGTTAACACTTAAAAAATCTATTTTTAACAAAGTTGGTTATTTCAATGAAGATTTGTCAGTAGCAGAGGATACTGATTTGTTTTGGAAGATGGCTTTAAAATCTTGTCTAATAGGAGGGGTTATTGATACTCCTGTTGCAGTGCGAGGAGTTCATGATTCAAATGTATTTAACAAGGAAGATTTATACTACAAGTACAGAATAAAACTTTACGAATCACTTATTTTTTGGTCTAATAAAAATCAAGTTTCACTAGAAAGAATAGATTTGTTACTTAAATGGATTTGGTTAATAAAATATAAAGATGAAGATTCCTTATTTAAGAATATTTCATATTGGTTTTTTCTGTTTTTTAATAATTCAAGAATTTTGTTTTCAACATTAAGTATAAAATATTTTCCTTTAATTAGGCTTAGAAAAAAAATGTTACCATTTTTATTCCCTTAA
- a CDS encoding GDP-L-fucose synthase family protein, with the protein MELSSKIYIAGHNGMVGSAILRYLKQKGYTNFLLKSSAELDLTNQEKVALFFESEKPDYVFLAAAKVGGIEANNTYRGQFLYENLMIQNNVIHQSYAHKVKKLLFYASSCIYPKYASQPINEDALLTGSLEPTNEPYAIAKIAGIKLCENYNRQYGCNFISVMPTNLYGPNDNYDLNNSHVLPALLRKFHEAKINNKSTVEVWGTGEPKREFLHVDDLAAASFNLMQNYSLDISVNIGTGTDISIKNLAELIKKIVDYKGEIIWNNDKPDGTPRKLLDVSLINSLGWKYSIELENGIREVYTNKFLKK; encoded by the coding sequence ATGGAGCTATCGTCTAAAATTTATATTGCAGGTCATAATGGTATGGTTGGATCTGCTATCCTTAGATATTTAAAACAAAAAGGCTATACAAATTTTTTATTGAAAAGCTCAGCAGAATTAGATTTGACTAATCAAGAAAAAGTGGCTTTGTTTTTTGAGTCAGAGAAACCTGACTATGTGTTTTTAGCAGCAGCAAAAGTAGGGGGAATTGAAGCTAATAATACATATAGAGGACAATTCTTATATGAGAATCTAATGATTCAAAATAATGTCATCCATCAAAGCTACGCTCATAAAGTGAAAAAATTACTATTTTATGCTTCATCTTGTATTTATCCCAAATATGCATCACAGCCAATAAATGAAGATGCTTTGTTAACAGGATCCCTGGAGCCAACAAATGAACCTTATGCTATCGCCAAAATAGCAGGCATTAAATTATGCGAAAATTATAATAGGCAGTACGGCTGTAATTTTATTTCTGTTATGCCAACTAATTTGTATGGGCCTAATGATAATTATGATTTAAATAATTCCCATGTATTACCAGCTTTGTTACGTAAATTTCATGAGGCGAAAATAAATAATAAATCTACAGTTGAAGTATGGGGTACAGGTGAGCCAAAAAGAGAATTCTTGCATGTAGATGATTTAGCAGCTGCTAGTTTTAATTTAATGCAAAATTATTCTTTAGATATTTCTGTAAATATAGGAACAGGAACAGATATCTCTATTAAAAATTTAGCCGAATTAATCAAGAAAATAGTTGATTATAAAGGAGAGATTATTTGGAATAATGATAAACCAGACGGTACACCACGAAAACTATTAGATGTATCTTTGATTAATAGCCTAGGCTGGAAATATAGTATAGAATTAGAAAATGGTATACGTGAAGTTTATACTAACAAGTTTTTAAAAAAATAA
- a CDS encoding glycosyltransferase → MKNLKERYIDDIQEVIVIDNLSTDRSEEISKQFGAKFVTIKNFSYGGSANFAAKQTKFPIVVMFSAHSYPVSHDFFKLIKKKFHEKPNLAGVRCLHSPNDYKNFINKVPAKIDPNKSGLIFSGSAFSRQVWEKYPFREDVATFEDKEWTKRVLKAGYDIDFVASIFCYQIKRNKKQLFFRFKNDVVGNYQLWHTDVGFISSSKGFIMSILRLLKSFFVDFWYIIKRYTFLIKFIFNKPDKF, encoded by the coding sequence TTGAAAAATTTAAAAGAAAGATACATTGATGATATACAGGAGGTTATAGTAATTGATAATTTGTCAACAGATAGGAGTGAAGAAATTTCTAAACAATTTGGTGCTAAATTCGTTACTATTAAAAATTTTAGTTACGGTGGAAGTGCAAATTTTGCGGCAAAACAAACTAAGTTTCCAATAGTTGTTATGTTTAGTGCCCATTCATACCCCGTGAGTCATGACTTTTTTAAATTGATAAAAAAGAAGTTTCATGAAAAACCGAATTTAGCAGGTGTAAGGTGCCTACACAGCCCTAATGATTACAAAAACTTTATAAATAAAGTACCTGCAAAAATAGATCCTAATAAATCAGGGTTAATTTTTTCGGGTTCAGCTTTTAGTAGACAAGTTTGGGAAAAGTATCCATTTAGAGAAGATGTTGCTACTTTTGAAGATAAAGAATGGACTAAACGTGTTTTAAAAGCGGGATATGATATTGATTTTGTAGCTTCTATTTTTTGTTATCAAATTAAAAGAAATAAAAAACAACTCTTTTTTCGTTTTAAAAATGATGTAGTAGGAAATTATCAGTTATGGCATACTGATGTTGGCTTTATTAGTTCATCAAAAGGATTTATTATGTCGATTTTGAGATTGTTAAAAAGCTTTTTTGTTGATTTTTGGTATATAATTAAGCGATATACTTTTTTAATAAAATTCATATTTAATAAACCAGATAAATTTTAA
- a CDS encoding glycosyltransferase family 2 protein: MRNPLISIIIATYNRGNLIDKTLDSILLQTYKNWECIIVDDGSVDQTEDVINKYVKKDTRFQYHKRPEEKAKGGNASRNYGFQLSKGDYVNWFDDDDVMLKDFLKTKIEAFSSKVDLVIASHYIVDKNLKNKSRVELKEESYLLKDYLFWKLKFITGSVLFRKKYLFSNQLFNEDLTRGQETELFSRLFFQLSKDRYKILNIPLFLYRQHDKTKSSENLKYIKSYKESQSYTAVEILKKSIELKDNALFISYYKYLINAFFRSLENNHNTNARFISKNLFSIIKGKNKSFGIEFLLISNFFLFLSKGIYKVEKRWKRQKINV; encoded by the coding sequence ATGAGAAACCCTTTAATATCAATAATAATTGCCACTTATAATAGGGGAAACCTTATAGATAAAACACTTGACTCTATTCTATTACAAACATATAAAAATTGGGAATGTATTATTGTTGATGATGGATCGGTAGATCAAACAGAGGATGTAATAAATAAATATGTAAAAAAAGATACTCGTTTTCAATACCATAAAAGACCAGAAGAAAAAGCAAAAGGAGGTAATGCCTCACGTAATTACGGATTCCAATTAAGTAAAGGAGATTATGTAAATTGGTTTGATGATGATGATGTTATGTTAAAAGACTTTTTAAAAACTAAAATAGAAGCGTTTTCTTCTAAAGTAGATTTAGTTATTGCTTCTCATTATATAGTTGACAAAAATTTAAAAAATAAATCTAGAGTAGAACTAAAAGAAGAATCTTACTTATTGAAAGATTATTTATTCTGGAAATTAAAATTCATCACGGGTTCTGTCTTGTTTAGGAAAAAGTATTTATTTAGCAACCAATTGTTTAATGAAGATTTAACTAGAGGTCAAGAGACCGAGCTATTTTCAAGATTATTTTTTCAATTATCAAAAGATCGCTATAAAATATTAAATATCCCACTATTTTTATATAGGCAACATGATAAGACTAAAAGTAGTGAAAATTTAAAATATATAAAATCGTATAAAGAATCTCAAAGTTATACTGCTGTAGAAATTCTGAAAAAAAGTATTGAATTAAAAGATAATGCTTTATTTATTTCATACTACAAGTATTTAATAAATGCTTTTTTTAGAAGTTTAGAGAATAATCATAATACAAATGCTAGATTTATTTCAAAAAACTTATTTTCCATTATAAAAGGAAAGAATAAAAGTTTTGGGATAGAGTTTTTATTGATAAGCAACTTTTTTTTGTTTTTGTCAAAGGGAATTTATAAAGTAGAAAAACGCTGGAAAAGGCAAAAAATAAATGTATAA
- a CDS encoding glycosyltransferase family 2 protein, with protein sequence MNILVSIIVPCYNQAHFLSVSLQSVLDQTYTNWECIIVNDGSPDNTEEVASKWCDKDNRFRYIEKQNGGLSSARNKGVSMSRGAYILPLDSDDVIDKSFLSKLVPVLQKDDSLAIVSCYSKFFKGDIENIVYKLKPKGSTIKNLLFENSLIATSLFRKKCWEQVGGYDEEMKNGFEDWEFWIAITKLGWEYKIVKDYLFYYRKSEASMLINTLENHRISNLEYVLNKHKELYKENYDNTIKYLFFLINMYRDTDLKTKKSNVYKLAKLIGKPIKLLKKLNKK encoded by the coding sequence ATGAATATTTTAGTTTCTATCATAGTTCCTTGTTACAACCAAGCACATTTTTTAAGTGTATCGCTTCAATCGGTATTAGATCAAACGTATACAAATTGGGAATGTATCATTGTTAATGATGGAAGTCCTGATAATACTGAAGAAGTAGCTTCTAAATGGTGTGATAAGGATAACAGATTCAGGTATATAGAAAAACAAAACGGAGGGTTGTCTAGTGCAAGAAATAAAGGTGTTTCAATGTCCAGAGGAGCGTATATTTTACCTTTGGATTCAGATGACGTCATTGATAAGTCTTTCTTATCAAAACTAGTTCCTGTGTTACAAAAAGATGATTCATTAGCAATAGTTTCTTGCTACAGCAAATTTTTTAAAGGAGACATAGAAAATATTGTTTACAAATTAAAACCCAAAGGAAGTACTATTAAAAATTTACTTTTTGAAAATAGTTTAATAGCGACTTCACTATTTAGAAAAAAATGTTGGGAGCAAGTCGGTGGTTATGATGAAGAAATGAAAAATGGTTTTGAAGATTGGGAGTTTTGGATTGCTATTACTAAGTTGGGCTGGGAGTACAAAATCGTTAAAGATTATTTATTTTATTATAGAAAATCTGAAGCATCAATGTTGATTAATACTTTAGAAAATCATCGTATATCCAATCTGGAGTATGTACTTAATAAGCATAAAGAGCTTTATAAAGAGAATTATGATAATACAATCAAGTATTTGTTTTTTTTAATAAACATGTACCGTGATACAGATTTGAAGACTAAAAAATCTAATGTATATAAATTAGCAAAATTAATAGGGAAGCCTATTAAACTTTTAAAAAAATTAAATAAGAAATAG
- a CDS encoding glycosyltransferase family 2 protein: MLISIITINYNDKLGLKKTINSVRSQTYSNFEHIIIDGGSNDGSKEQIVANKDYLAYWVSERDNGIYNAMNKGIKVAKGEYLFFLNSGDDFTDKYALKNLSIYLKGTDIVYFNINQIQNNSIKLKRTPKVLSFDFLHSDLPPHQSTFIHKRLFEEFGYYDEHLKIVSDWKFLIEVLIKHNATYEYIDEVYTNFYKDGISSLPENINLIKEEREEVLNNEYTILMNDLKYKYKLERTLRTLRKSRKIKILIKLGLINRF, encoded by the coding sequence ATGCTTATATCCATTATTACAATAAATTATAATGACAAACTTGGATTGAAAAAAACCATTAATAGTGTACGTAGCCAAACGTATTCTAATTTTGAACATATTATAATTGATGGAGGTTCTAATGATGGGAGTAAAGAACAAATAGTTGCTAATAAAGATTATTTAGCCTATTGGGTTAGTGAACGTGATAATGGTATTTATAATGCTATGAATAAAGGCATTAAAGTTGCCAAAGGAGAGTATCTGTTTTTTTTAAATAGTGGAGATGACTTTACAGATAAATATGCTCTAAAAAACTTAAGTATTTATTTAAAAGGTACTGATATAGTATATTTTAATATTAATCAAATTCAAAATAATTCCATAAAGTTAAAAAGGACACCAAAGGTATTATCATTTGACTTTTTGCATTCCGATTTACCTCCTCATCAATCAACATTTATTCATAAACGATTATTTGAGGAATTCGGATATTATGATGAGCATTTAAAAATTGTTTCAGATTGGAAATTCTTAATTGAAGTGCTGATTAAGCATAATGCGACTTATGAATATATTGATGAGGTTTACACAAATTTTTATAAGGACGGAATAAGCTCTTTACCAGAAAATATTAATTTAATAAAAGAAGAAAGAGAGGAAGTTTTAAATAATGAATACACTATTTTAATGAATGATTTAAAATATAAGTATAAATTAGAAAGAACTTTGAGGACTTTAAGAAAATCAAGGAAAATAAAAATATTAATCAAATTAGGGCTAATCAATAGGTTTTAA
- a CDS encoding glycosyltransferase family A protein yields the protein MEVKSNVTVIIPCFNDGAYIIEALNSVLNQTLKPEKVIIVDDGSDAKTKQIIESIDFKAVEIIFQKNKGVSSARNKAVSLAKTEFILNLDADDYFDLTFIEKAVDVLNNNSKIAAVGCYAKTLKNNKLKSEIRKPLGGSIKNFLIRNNLSANSMFRKECWEKAGGYDEQMTSGYEDWEFWISILKNNWESHVIKEPLFIYRIKNNSRDANALKRYDFKLRRYIFDKHKELFLNHYEFCITQLLRDNSVLRADKIKTKDSLDYKIGNLLLKPLRVLKGIISNKE from the coding sequence ATGGAGGTGAAAAGTAATGTTACTGTTATTATTCCTTGTTTCAATGATGGTGCTTATATTATAGAAGCATTAAACTCCGTTTTAAATCAGACTTTAAAACCTGAAAAAGTTATAATTGTAGATGATGGTTCTGATGCTAAAACTAAACAGATTATAGAAAGTATAGATTTTAAAGCGGTAGAAATTATTTTTCAAAAAAACAAAGGAGTTAGTAGTGCTAGGAATAAAGCAGTTAGTTTAGCTAAAACTGAATTTATATTGAATTTGGATGCTGATGATTATTTTGACCTTACATTCATAGAAAAGGCTGTTGATGTTTTAAATAATAATTCAAAAATAGCAGCCGTTGGATGTTATGCTAAAACTTTAAAAAATAATAAATTAAAATCAGAAATAAGGAAGCCATTAGGGGGTAGTATAAAGAACTTTTTGATAAGAAACAATTTGTCTGCTAATTCTATGTTTAGAAAAGAGTGTTGGGAAAAAGCAGGAGGTTATGATGAACAAATGACCAGTGGTTACGAAGATTGGGAATTTTGGATTTCAATTTTAAAAAATAATTGGGAATCACACGTTATTAAAGAACCATTATTTATTTATAGAATTAAAAATAACTCAAGGGATGCCAATGCATTAAAACGTTATGATTTTAAATTGAGACGTTATATATTCGACAAGCATAAAGAGCTTTTTTTAAATCATTACGAATTTTGTATTACACAATTATTAAGAGATAATAGTGTCTTAAGAGCAGATAAAATTAAGACGAAAGATTCATTAGACTATAAAATAGGTAATTTATTATTAAAACCTTTAAGAGTACTCAAAGGAATAATTTCTAATAAAGAATAA